One window of the Marinitoga sp. 1197 genome contains the following:
- a CDS encoding ABC transporter substrate-binding protein: MKKNKFILLIVILILFNLNINGKILKYAEVSRPQYFAPYLSDDILTLRILDLIYAPMFRIFNVETAGDITTPVKKVFANEYNTSPYRTTVTLKNNIKWSDNHRRELTSKDIEFTFNLINSDYINTSYKYITSIISKIKTMSKKSLSVDYKVYTKYKLSVLDFPIVSYRTYLSPKNYFKKVEKGDLNFNGPYILEKTFKRDSIYFKRNVNYPDPPEIDGVKISISPSYENIEKGVISGLYELITDVPPEKAYRNFKGDKRFNIYPSFENKFYYISLNYNKNIEFKNKNFRRALIYGINREGILDSVYLGGGKVISGPFNPTFFGYDNQIIPYEYDQKKAIEYLKDVKFKKKFIFIQPQGNKELDNVVFSIQQNLKKINIILDVKKYSWSEYLNKLKNGEYDMAIVEYSSAKTLTSISPLLLPDGYLNFGKYNSKEQNEKLYNLIKEVEGPSSFELDPIVITTKYKNIHKILHEEIPYIWLFTLQKSLVISKIYDFDFIVPSRPFMNIDEWRVINEN; this comes from the coding sequence ATGAAAAAAAATAAGTTTATATTATTAATTGTAATTCTAATATTATTTAATTTAAACATTAATGGGAAAATATTGAAATATGCAGAAGTAAGTAGACCTCAGTATTTCGCACCATATTTGAGTGATGATATTTTAACATTAAGAATTTTAGACCTCATATATGCCCCAATGTTTCGAATATTTAATGTTGAAACAGCTGGAGATATCACAACTCCAGTAAAAAAAGTTTTTGCAAATGAATATAATACATCACCATATCGTACAACTGTAACATTAAAAAATAATATAAAATGGTCTGATAATCATCGTAGAGAATTAACTTCAAAAGATATAGAATTTACATTTAATCTTATAAATTCAGATTATATAAACACATCCTATAAATATATTACAAGTATTATTTCAAAAATTAAAACAATGTCTAAAAAGAGTTTAAGTGTCGATTATAAAGTTTATACAAAATATAAACTTTCTGTACTAGATTTCCCTATAGTTTCCTATAGAACATATTTATCTCCAAAAAATTACTTTAAAAAAGTTGAAAAGGGAGATTTGAATTTTAACGGTCCATATATATTAGAAAAAACATTCAAAAGAGACTCTATTTATTTTAAAAGAAATGTTAATTATCCTGATCCTCCAGAAATTGATGGAGTAAAAATTAGTATTTCTCCTAGTTATGAAAATATAGAAAAAGGTGTGATTTCTGGACTATATGAATTAATTACAGATGTGCCTCCAGAAAAAGCATATAGAAATTTTAAAGGAGATAAAAGGTTTAATATCTATCCATCTTTTGAAAATAAATTTTATTATATATCGTTGAATTACAATAAAAATATTGAATTTAAAAATAAAAATTTTCGCCGTGCTTTAATATATGGAATAAATAGAGAAGGTATTTTAGATTCCGTATATTTAGGCGGCGGAAAGGTTATTAGTGGCCCATTCAATCCAACATTTTTTGGATATGATAACCAGATAATTCCATATGAATACGATCAAAAAAAAGCTATAGAATATTTAAAAGACGTAAAATTCAAGAAAAAATTTATTTTTATCCAACCACAAGGAAATAAAGAATTGGATAACGTAGTTTTTTCTATACAGCAAAACTTAAAAAAAATAAATATTATTCTTGATGTAAAAAAATATTCTTGGAGCGAATATCTTAATAAATTAAAAAATGGAGAATATGATATGGCTATAGTTGAGTATTCTTCTGCAAAAACTTTAACAAGTATAAGCCCTTTACTTTTACCTGATGGATATCTAAATTTTGGAAAATATAATTCAAAAGAGCAAAATGAAAAATTGTATAATTTGATAAAAGAAGTTGAAGGTCCATCATCCTTTGAGTTGGATCCAATTGTAATAACGACAAAATATAAAAATATCCATAAAATTTTACATGAAGAGATTCCATATATTTGGTTATTTACATTACAAAAAAGTCTTGTAATAAGTAAAATATATGATTTTGACTTTATTGTACCTTCACGTCCTTTTATGAACATTGATGAGTGGAGGGTTATAAATGAAAATTAA